In Zingiber officinale cultivar Zhangliang chromosome 1A, Zo_v1.1, whole genome shotgun sequence, the DNA window ATCCTGTCGTATATTATGAATGAAATTCTGAAGTTGTTGTTCAATAACTATACAATCATTTGTTGAGAAGTCCTCAGGATATAAATCACAAAGTCGAACGAGTTTCTGAACATTGAATTCAGAAAAAGAATTCCTTGGATGAAGACATGCTATACAACTAAGCAATTATGTGCCAACTTCTGAAAAACGAGTATTCATCTCTTGTATAACTGAATCAACAACCTAACATTGTAATTcacaaaaaaataattaataagtaaaaaaaCTATGATCGatgaatataataataattttttttagaaataatacctgaTAGAAAATCTCCACACGATAATAATGCAAATTGGTGATGACTTGCCTTCTACGTCTACTACGACCACCAATCATACAATTGTCTTTCATCTCCGGCACTGGGATCTCATTCAACTCACAAAATGTGTTGACTTTATCTATAATTGTATGTCATCCGTCTTCCCTAAATATTTGAAATTGATCTTTCACACTCTCAATCAAACTTATGGCTTGGACAATATTTTGATCCTTTTGTTGTAACACAAGTGACAACTCATTTGTCATTCCGAATATCATCTTCATCAAGTGCAACATGAAAACAAACTCATAATTCTCCATTTTCTGAATCAAACTTTTGGCAACCCCTCTACTATCAAAAGAACTAGAATCATCACAAATATTCTCCAACACTTGAATCACTGAAGGCCACATAGATAATAGACGACCCAATGTCAAGTAGTGTGATCCCCAACGAGTGTCTCCTGGCCTTACTAAATTAGTTTCTTGATTTTTACCACTGCCTGTACTAATGTCTCCACCCTCCAACATTGCAACAATCCTATCATGTTCAATTTGCCTAAGTTGATCTCTCCTTTTACATGATGCTCCCGTTGTGTTAACAATCATAGTGACATAGTTAAAAAAATCACTCGCATTGAGATTACTCTTGGCAACAGCAATAATAACTAACTGTAATTGGTGAGAAAAACAATGAATATAACTTGCATATGGATTTTCTTGCAAAATGAGAGATTTCAACCCATTGAATTCACCTCGCATATTTGAAActccatcatatccttgacctcTCAGTCTAGATAATGATAATCCATGTTTCTCAAATAAAGCATCGATAGCATCCTTCAAAAAACGAGAGCTAGTGTCAGATACATGTACAATTGCAAGGAATCGTTCAAtcacttgtcctcttttgttcacATATCTCAAAACAACTCTCATTTGCTCCTTCACTGAAATATCTCGAGATTCATCAACCATTAAGGAGAAAACATTGTTTCCAATATCTTCAATTATGGAAAGTGTGATCTCAGAGGCACAAGCACACGTAAGGTCTTTTTGAATTGCTGGAGAAATCATTTGATTGTTTCCGGGAGCATTTTGATTAACAACCTTTGAAACTTCCTCATTTCGTTGACTGTACCATTGAAACAATTCAAGAAAGTTTCCTCTATTTAAAGAATTACTTGACTCATCATGTCCACGGAAAGACAGTCCTTGCTTCAAAAGAAATCGCGTAACATCTAACATTGCTATTAAACGGGTGCGATAAGAAACCTCTATATCTCGCCCATGTGCTCGTAATATATTTGAAACACTATGTCTTTGATCTTGAAAAGATTCAACCTGTACTCTAGCATGATTGTGACAACTATCTATGTCACCATTATGcaaattaaatctttctaaaGCATTTTTCCAATTAATAAATCCTGTTTTTACAAAGGCATCCTCTTTATATTGACCTCCTTTATTTGATGGTTTAAAAAGATAACACCATAAGCCCAATTGGTTGGCAGGGCCCCCTAGTCAAGTACTCTCTTTGGACTTGATCTCGAATAGAAATATCAAACTCTTCAATTGATTTTCGTAATCCATGATCactaacaatatcatttaaatctaaTTCCACATGAGATTGAATTTCCACAACTTCATTAATATTAGGATCATTGGAAGAACCCTCACGAAAATGTTTAGGTTTAAAAAACCTCTCcataatctacataaataaataattacaAATAAAGTCATGTATACGATGTAACTAAATTAATATTCACAAATCACAATTAATTTAAACCCTAAActtcttaatttaaattgaaataaaaaagtaaaaaaaataataagaaatgtaaaaaaataaccTTGAATTCACAAATTATGTGAATGACGTGAGCCCAACTATGCTGTAAATCAAGAGTAAGACAGATCCTTTACTTGTACTTGCTGGAAGAGTCAAATAACAACCTTCTGATCCCGGACAAAATGCACAGAGTCCTgcaatgaaattaacaagttttAATCTTAATCTAAATAATTGTTAGGATCAAATCACAATAGTTCTCACTTTCAACAGACAAGAGGGTATTATTTTTTAGATTTCAGTaagttaaaaaaaacattaatcaAATCAACAGCGGCTTGCAGCTGTTGGCCTGTTGCAGTGGATGGGTGACGCTGCGGTGGACAGGCGGGCCGGGGCCACGGGCGGCAGACTGGTCGCGGCGCCGCGGCGGACCGGCAGACAACAGAATCAACATTCAACACTAcacaagaaaacaaaataaaagtagAGAAAAAACCTTAGAGGGAGGCAGCGGACCGTGAACCTAGTGGGCGGTAAGGCAGCTGCTGGCTGCAGCAGTCACACAATTTCATATGGACTCAGAGGATGAAGCTGGATGTTCACATTGcattgaaaacaaaagaaaatccaAAAGCGTACCCTCGAGAATGAAAGTTTAGTTAAAGTTGATCAAGAATTAGTTGTT includes these proteins:
- the LOC122008493 gene encoding zinc finger MYM-type protein 1-like; this translates as MWRFHIFSKVGYLRPRGYGAAAGHPDCHSGTRSSSPSYDKFVEIFPPNGTLLNVDSVVCRSAAAPRPVCRPWPRPACPPQRHPSTATGQQLQAAVDLINDSVHFVRDQKQGLSFRGHDESSNSLNRGNFLELFQWYSQRNEEVSKVVNQNAPGNNQMISPAIQKDLTCACASEITLSIIEDIGNNVFSLMVDESRDISVKEQMRVVLRYVNKRGQVIERFLAIVHVSDTSSRFLKDAIDALFEKHGLSLSRLRGQGYDGVSNMRGEFNGLKSLILQENPYASYIHCFSHQLQLVIIAVAKSNLNASDFFNYVTMIVNTTGASCKRRDQLRQIEHDRIVAMLEGGDISTGSGKNQETNLVRPGDTRWGSHYLTLGRLLSMWPSVIQVLENICDDSSSFDSRGVAKSLIQKMENYEFVFMLHLMKMIFGMTNELSLVLQQKDQNIVQAISLIEMPEMKDNCMIGGRSRRRRQVITNLHYYRVEIFYQVVDSVIQEMNTRFSEVGT